One stretch of Oncorhynchus masou masou isolate Uvic2021 chromosome 9, UVic_Omas_1.1, whole genome shotgun sequence DNA includes these proteins:
- the LOC135546271 gene encoding tyrosine-protein kinase BAZ1B-like isoform X1 yields the protein MAPLLGRKPYPLVKPLAEPPGPEEEVYIIEHTKEAFRNKDEYEARLQRYAERIWTCKSTGSNQLTHKEAWEEEQEVTELLQEEYPLWFEKPVLEMVHHNTVSLDKLVDQAWVEILTKYAIDEECDFLVGKEKSLRVKVLKIHPLEGNAEGETSEKKLEGACDSPSSDKENASQENQKKEQQLPREEESPRETRESRRESLSDRARRSPRKTPTAMKEEKKRWVMPKFLPHKYDVKLISEDKVISDVPVDSLFRTERPPTKEIMRYFIRHYALRLGMGETAPWVVEDELVKKFNLPSKFSDFLLDPHKFFTENPVSAKRKSLTSTEGKSSKKPKTSNTPGGGNSGNEKKNDSLGMPLSPTIWGHMQMKMNGSPLKVKNSGTPKKREGGASVLSSPKSSKKPGDKKSATGKKTPGKSCQKASFKKDEKGGGSKKPKMKQMTLLDLAKSPHSAGSPKKRARSTSLGTPKLGKSLHPMALHLLRYYKEHKGKEDKRNAMSCLISKAAKALSPEDRGRLPEELCDLVLKRWELLEHKKKWAAMSEEEKRDVMRKRREEIKEKLREKTKERREKELQVRREQQRRYEDLEIEGGKALPVFKLVDMPEGLPNSLFGDVAMVADFLNCYAGLLMPDDQYPVTAVALMEALAGEKAGFLYLNRVLVVLLQTLLQDELAEGYSELDMPLSEIPLTLHSVSELVRLCLRPCDAHGDDSGSGGDDWGTLGGFDQVVSSEFLERLEAVEVFELTSMEKASLLVALSHRILMTYSVEDHVDSMQQRSAELWKDRLASLKEVNDRKRAEKQRRKEQADVKGEEAASGDTPSAITKVEKKKEGSTKKEVKVKAEPVAAEPEDMISTVKSRRLMSIQAKKEKEEHDRQNKERMEKEAEEERVRKQKAAAERAFQDGIAKAKLVLRRIPLGTDRNHNRYWLFSDVVPGLYIEKGWVHDSIDYSYTLPLEEATAEPEDEEATKEETNDVEEDGGSLDGALSEGAHQGVLAAVCIETTTPNQGQNLWFVCDAPRELDDLVESLHTQGVRESELKTKLQVRYQDILHSINLARKGNPGLRSCDGHQELLKYLRSDVIEVASRLQKGGLGYMDDSMDEFERKVRDLENLKDFGECVITLQACVIKKFLQGFMAPKQQKKKKQEGEESRKTEEVDEEKKLAEEARVATAVEKWKTAIREAQTFSRMHVLLGMLDACIKWDMSAENARCKVCRRKGTGLRPPVLVLRDMVSPSPRQGRWMGPEQGQSSVRQVQVYHMLPQSHTTGEDDKLILCDECNKAFHLFCLRPALYRIPQGEWLCPACQPAVQRRCSRGRNYNEDTEEEEDSEDEEESESEDSDEEDKEDNDYKAVGHSLRSRKKTKNSKALKVPSKASKKHSPPSKPSKQRAAPSSPADIDELVRQSSKTGVRRQALELERSEEILQKLVKFRYSWPFREPVSVEEAEDYFDIISSPMDFQTMQAKFSEGQYRHAQDFLEDVKLVFSNAEEYNQTGSSVLSCMAKTEQSFTQLLHKLLPGLGYLRRRQRKRVSRNPQDEEEEETPKVRKMQNGKGKVGRPRKVVVEQRRKEEEESEEEGSVKRKSKRAAATSSRRDYREQESDGEEGGNRRTRQRGGDGGDSDEENGASHRHSKRQKRS from the exons ATGGCACCACTGCTGGGCCGGAAACCCTACCCGCTGGTTAAGCCGCTAGCCGAGCCGCCAGGCCCAGAGGAGGAGGTCTACATCATCGAACACACCAAGGAGGCCTTCAGGAACAAAGA CGAGTATGAGGCGCGCCTGCAGAGATACGCCGAACGCATCTGGACATGCAAGAGCACTGGCAGCAACCAGCTCACACACAAGGAGGCCtgggaggaggagcaagaagtcACTGAACT GCTTCAGGAGGAATACCCACTATGGTTTGAGAAGCCGGTCCTGGAGATGGTCCACCACAACACGGTCTCCCTGGACAAGCTGGTGGACCAGGCCTGGGTGGAGATCCTCACCAAGTACGCCATAGATGAGGAGTGTGACTTTCTG GTGGGGAAGGAAAAGAGTTTGCGGGTTAAGGTCTTGAAGATACACCCGCTTGAGGGGAACGCTGAGGGGGAGACGTCAGAGAAGAAGCTAGAGGGAGCCTGCGATTCTCCTTCCAGCGACAAGGAGAATGCAAGCCAGGAGAACCAGAAGAAGGAACAACAGCTgcccagagaggaggagagccccAGGGAGACTAGggaaagcaggagagagagccTCA GTGACCGAGCACGGCGCTCCCCCAGGAAAACTCCCACAGCtatgaaggaggagaagaagagatgggTGATGCCAAAGTTCCTGCCACACAAGTATGACGTGAAGCTGATCAGTGAGGACAAG GTCATCAGTGATGTCCCAGTAGACAGCCTCTTCCGGACTGAGCGCCCTCCGACCAAGGAGATCATGCGCTACTTCATCCGCCACTATGCACTCCGGCTTGGGATGGGAGAGACGGCCCCCTGGGTGGTGGAGGATGAACTGGTGAAGAAGTTCAACTTGCCCAGCAAATTCAGCGACTTCCTCCTGGATCCACACAAG TTTTTCACAGAGAATCCAGTCTCAGCCAAGCGCAAGAGCCTGACCTCAACAGAGGGCAAATCCAGTAAGAAGCCGAAGACCTCGAACACCCCGGGAGGAGGGAATTCGGGGAACGAGAAGAAAAATGATTCTCTCGGCATGCCCCTGAGCCCTACAATCTGGGGCCACATGCAG ATGAAAATGAATGGCTCGCCTCTGAAGGTAAAGAACTCCGGAACCCCCAAGAAAAGAGAGGGTGGGGCTTCTGTACTCTCCTCCCCCAAATCCAGCAAAAAACCTGGAGACAAGAAATCTGCTACTGGCAAAAAGACCCCCGGCAAGAGCTGCCAGAAGGCATCATTCAAAAAGGATGAAAAGGGTGGAGGCTCCAAGAAGCCCAAGATGAAGCAAATGACTCTGTTGGACTTGGCCAAGAGCCCTCATTCCGCTGGAAGCCCCAAGAAGAGAGCCCGGAGCACCAGCCTAGGGACCCCCAAGCTTGGCAAGTCCCTGCACCCCATGGCCCTGCATCTGCTGCGCTACTACAAGGAGCACAAGGGCAAGGAGGACAAGAGGAACGCCATGTCCTGTCTCATATCCAAGGCGGCCAAGGCCCTCTCGCCTGAGGACCGGGGCCGGCTTCCTGAGGAGCTCTGCGATCTTGTCCTGAAGCGCTGGGAGTTGCTGGAGCACAAGAAGAAATGGGCAGCCATGAGTGAGGAGGAGAAGCGGGACGTGATGAGGAAGAGGCGTGAGGAGATCAAGGAGAAGCTCCGGGAGAAGACTAAGGAGCGGCGGGAGAAGGAGCTGCAGGTGCGCCGTGAGCAGCAGCGCCGCTATGAGGACCTGGAGATCGAGGGCGGCAAGGCACTGCCTGTCTTCAAGCTGGTCGACATGCCAGAGGGCCTGCCCAATTCCCTGTTCGGAGATGTGGCCATGGTGGCGGACTTCCTCAACTGCTACGCGGGCCTGCTAATGCCCGATGACCAGTACCCGGTGACGGCAGTAGCCTTGATGGAGGCTCTGGCCGGGGAGAAGGCAGGTTTCCTATACCTGAACCGTGTGCTGGTGGTGCTGCTGCAGACCCTGCTGCAGGACGAGCTGGCCGAGGGCTACAGCGAGCTGGACATGCCCCTGTCGGAGATCCCCCTCACCCTGCactctgtctctgagctggtgcgCCTGTGCCTGCGGCCATGTGACGCCCACGGCGATGACTCGGGCTCCGGGGGGGATGATTGGGGCACCCTAGGGGGCTTCGACCAGGTGGTAAGCAGTGAGTTCCTTGAGCGGCTGGAGGCGGTGGAGGTGTTCGAGTTGACATCAATGGAGAAGGCCAGCCTGCTGGTGGCACTGTCTCACCGCATCCTCATGACCTACTCGGTGGAGGACCACGTGGACTCCATGCAGCAGCGCTCGGCCGAGCTGTGGAAGGATAGGCTGGCCTCGCTCAAGGAGGTCAACGACCGCAAGCGGGCTGAGAAGCAACGGCGCAAGGAACAAGCTGATGTCAAAGGCGAGGAGGCTGCCAGTGGCGACACGCCGTCAGCCATCACCAAGgtggagaagaagaaagagggtAGCACCAAGAAAGAGGTGAAGGTGAAAGCAGAGCCGGTGGCCGCGGAGCCGGAAGACATGATCAGTACGGTTAAGAGTAGGAGGCTGATGTCCATCCAGGCCAAAAAGGAAAAGGAGGAGcatgacagacagaacaaag AGCGTATGGAGAAAGAGGCGGAGGAGGAGCGTGTCCGCAAGCAGAAGGCTGCAGCGGAGAGGGCCTTCCAGGACGGCATCGCCAAAGCCAAACTGGTGCTGAGGAGAATCCCACTGGGAACTGATCGAAACCATAACAG GTACTGGCTGTTTTCTGATGTTGTGCCTGGCCTGTACATAGAGAAGGGCTGGGTGCacgacagcattgactacagttACACCCTCCCCCTGGAAGAGGCTACAGCCGAGCCTGAGGACGAGGAGGCTACCAAAGAGGAGACTAATG ATGTTGAGGAGGACGGTGGCAGTCTAGATGGTGCTCTGAGCGAGGGAGCCCACCAGGGGGTGCTAGCCGCCGTCTGCATCGAGACCACTACTCCCAACCAGGGACAGAACCTCTG GTTTGTGTGTGATGCTCCACGGGAACTCGATGACCTGGTGGAGAGCCTCCACACgcagggtgtgagagagagtgagctgAAGACCAAGCTGCAAGTCAG GTACCAGGACATCCTCCACTCTATCAACCTGGCCCGCAAGGGGAACCCGGGGCTGAGGAGCTGCGACGGCCACCAGGAGCTGCTTAAGTACCTGCGCAGCGATGTCATCGAGGTGGCCTCGCGCCTCCAGAAAGGCGGCCTGGGTTACATGGACGACAGCATGGATGAGTTTGAGAGAAAG gTGCGTGACCTGGAGAACCTAAAGGACTTTGGGGAGTGCGTCATCACCCTCCAGGCCTGCGTCATCAAGAAGTTCCTGCAGGGCTTCATGGCCCCCAAGCAGCAGAAGAAGAAAAagcaggaaggggaggagagcaggaaaactgaggaggtggatgaggagaAGAAGCTGGCGGAGGAGGCAAGG GTGGCGACGGCAGTAGAGAAATGGAAGACAGCAATCCGCGAGGCCCAGACCTTTTCCCGGATGCACGTGCTGCTGGGCATGCTGGACGCCTGCATCAAGTGGGACATGTCGGCAGAGAACGCACGCTGCAAGGTGTGCCGCAGGAAAG GGACAGGGCTGAGGCCTCCTGTCCTCGTGCTGCGGGACATGGTTAGCCCCAGTCCCAGGCAGGGCAGGTGGATGGGCCCAGAGCAGGGACAGAGTAGTGTCAGACAGGTGCAGGTGTACCACATGCtgccacaaagccacactacag GTGAGGATGACAAGCTCATCCTGTGTGATGAGTGCAACAAGGCCTTCCACCTGTTCTGTCTGCGCCCCGCCCTCTACCGCATCCCCCAGGGGGAGTGGCTGTGTCCCGCCTGCCAGCCCGCCGTGCAAAGACGCTGCTCCCGCGGAAG AAACTACAATGAGgacactgaggaagaggaggattcTGAGGACGAAGAGGAGTCTGAATCTGAGGACTCTGATGAAGAGGATAAGGAGGATAATGATTACAAGGCCGTGGGCCACAGCT TGAGATCAAGGAAGAAGACAAAGAACTCTAAAGCATTGAAGGTGCCCAGTAAGGCGTCTAAGAAGCACTCTCCCCCCAGTAAACCCAGCAAACAGAGGGCCGCCCCTAGCAGTCCTGCAGACATCGACGAGctg GTGCGTCAGAGCTCAAAGACAGGTGTGCGTCGGCAGGCCCTGGagctggagaggagtgaggagatcCTGCAGAAACTGGTCAAATTCCGCTACAGCTGGCCGTTCAG AGAGCCGGTGTCAGTAGAGGAGGCGGAGGACTACTTTGAcatcatctccagccccatggaCTTCCAGACCATGCAGGCCAAGTTCAGCGAGGGCCAGTACCGCCACGCCCAGGACTTCCTGGAGGACGTCAAGCTGGTGTTCTCCAACGCCGAGGAGTACAACCAGACGGGCAGCTCGGTGCTCTCCTGCATGGCCAAGACGGAGCAGAGCTTCACCCAGCTGCTCCACAAGCTGCTACCCGGCCTCGGCTACCTGCGCCGGCGCCAGAGGAAGAGGGTCAGTCGGAACCCTcaggacgaggaggaagaggagacgcCCAAGGTTCGGAAGATGCAGAATGGGAAAGGCAAGGTGGGTCGGCCCAGGAAAGTAGTGGTGGAGCagaggagaaaggaagaggaggagagcgaggaaGAGGGCAGCGTGAAGAGGAAGAGCAAGCGGGCGGCGGCCACGTCCAGCCGGAGAGACTACCGAGAGCAAGAGAGTGATGGCGAGGAGGGCGGCAACCGGAGAACTCGGCAGCGGGGGGGCGATGGTGGGGATAGTGACGAGGAGAACGGGGCCAGCCACCGACATTCCAAGCGGCAAAAACGTTCATAA
- the LOC135546271 gene encoding tyrosine-protein kinase BAZ1B-like isoform X2 produces the protein MAPLLGRKPYPLVKPLAEPPGPEEEVYIIEHTKEAFRNKDEYEARLQRYAERIWTCKSTGSNQLTHKEAWEEEQEVTELLQEEYPLWFEKPVLEMVHHNTVSLDKLVDQAWVEILTKYAIDEECDFLVGKEKSLRVKVLKIHPLEGNAEGETSEKKLEGACDSPSSDKENASQENQKKEQQLPREEESPRETRESRRESLSDRARRSPRKTPTAMKEEKKRWVMPKFLPHKYDVKLISEDKVISDVPVDSLFRTERPPTKEIMRYFIRHYALRLGMGETAPWVVEDELVKKFNLPSKFSDFLLDPHKFFTENPVSAKRKSLTSTEGKSSKKPKTSNTPGGGNSGNEKKNDSLGMPLSPTIWGHMQMKMNGSPLKVKNSGTPKKREGGASVLSSPKSSKKPGDKKSATGKKTPGKSCQKASFKKDEKGGGSKKPKMKQMTLLDLAKSPHSAGSPKKRARSTSLGTPKLGKSLHPMALHLLRYYKEHKGKEDKRNAMSCLISKAAKALSPEDRGRLPEELCDLVLKRWELLEHKKKWAAMSEEEKRDVMRKRREEIKEKLREKTKERREKELQVRREQQRRYEDLEIEGGKALPVFKLVDMPEGLPNSLFGDVAMVADFLNCYAGLLMPDDQYPVTAVALMEALAGEKAGFLYLNRVLVVLLQTLLQDELAEGYSELDMPLSEIPLTLHSVSELVRLCLRPCDAHGDDSGSGGDDWGTLGGFDQVVSSEFLERLEAVEVFELTSMEKASLLVALSHRILMTYSVEDHVDSMQQRSAELWKDRLASLKEVNDRKRAEKQRRKEQADVKGEEAASGDTPSAITKVEKKKEGSTKKEVKVKAEPVAAEPEDMISTVKSRRLMSIQAKKEKEEHDRQNKERMEKEAEEERVRKQKAAAERAFQDGIAKAKLVLRRIPLGTDRNHNRYWLFSDVVPGLYIEKGWVHDSIDYSYTLPLEEATAEPEDEEATKEETNDVEEDGGSLDGALSEGAHQGVLAAVCIETTTPNQGQNLWFVCDAPRELDDLVESLHTQGVRESELKTKLQVRYQDILHSINLARKGNPGLRSCDGHQELLKYLRSDVIEVASRLQKGGLGYMDDSMDEFERKVRDLENLKDFGECVITLQACVIKKFLQGFMAPKQQKKKKQEGEESRKTEEVDEEKKLAEEARVATAVEKWKTAIREAQTFSRMHVLLGMLDACIKWDMSAENARCKVCRRKGEDDKLILCDECNKAFHLFCLRPALYRIPQGEWLCPACQPAVQRRCSRGRNYNEDTEEEEDSEDEEESESEDSDEEDKEDNDYKAVGHSLRSRKKTKNSKALKVPSKASKKHSPPSKPSKQRAAPSSPADIDELVRQSSKTGVRRQALELERSEEILQKLVKFRYSWPFREPVSVEEAEDYFDIISSPMDFQTMQAKFSEGQYRHAQDFLEDVKLVFSNAEEYNQTGSSVLSCMAKTEQSFTQLLHKLLPGLGYLRRRQRKRVSRNPQDEEEEETPKVRKMQNGKGKVGRPRKVVVEQRRKEEEESEEEGSVKRKSKRAAATSSRRDYREQESDGEEGGNRRTRQRGGDGGDSDEENGASHRHSKRQKRS, from the exons ATGGCACCACTGCTGGGCCGGAAACCCTACCCGCTGGTTAAGCCGCTAGCCGAGCCGCCAGGCCCAGAGGAGGAGGTCTACATCATCGAACACACCAAGGAGGCCTTCAGGAACAAAGA CGAGTATGAGGCGCGCCTGCAGAGATACGCCGAACGCATCTGGACATGCAAGAGCACTGGCAGCAACCAGCTCACACACAAGGAGGCCtgggaggaggagcaagaagtcACTGAACT GCTTCAGGAGGAATACCCACTATGGTTTGAGAAGCCGGTCCTGGAGATGGTCCACCACAACACGGTCTCCCTGGACAAGCTGGTGGACCAGGCCTGGGTGGAGATCCTCACCAAGTACGCCATAGATGAGGAGTGTGACTTTCTG GTGGGGAAGGAAAAGAGTTTGCGGGTTAAGGTCTTGAAGATACACCCGCTTGAGGGGAACGCTGAGGGGGAGACGTCAGAGAAGAAGCTAGAGGGAGCCTGCGATTCTCCTTCCAGCGACAAGGAGAATGCAAGCCAGGAGAACCAGAAGAAGGAACAACAGCTgcccagagaggaggagagccccAGGGAGACTAGggaaagcaggagagagagccTCA GTGACCGAGCACGGCGCTCCCCCAGGAAAACTCCCACAGCtatgaaggaggagaagaagagatgggTGATGCCAAAGTTCCTGCCACACAAGTATGACGTGAAGCTGATCAGTGAGGACAAG GTCATCAGTGATGTCCCAGTAGACAGCCTCTTCCGGACTGAGCGCCCTCCGACCAAGGAGATCATGCGCTACTTCATCCGCCACTATGCACTCCGGCTTGGGATGGGAGAGACGGCCCCCTGGGTGGTGGAGGATGAACTGGTGAAGAAGTTCAACTTGCCCAGCAAATTCAGCGACTTCCTCCTGGATCCACACAAG TTTTTCACAGAGAATCCAGTCTCAGCCAAGCGCAAGAGCCTGACCTCAACAGAGGGCAAATCCAGTAAGAAGCCGAAGACCTCGAACACCCCGGGAGGAGGGAATTCGGGGAACGAGAAGAAAAATGATTCTCTCGGCATGCCCCTGAGCCCTACAATCTGGGGCCACATGCAG ATGAAAATGAATGGCTCGCCTCTGAAGGTAAAGAACTCCGGAACCCCCAAGAAAAGAGAGGGTGGGGCTTCTGTACTCTCCTCCCCCAAATCCAGCAAAAAACCTGGAGACAAGAAATCTGCTACTGGCAAAAAGACCCCCGGCAAGAGCTGCCAGAAGGCATCATTCAAAAAGGATGAAAAGGGTGGAGGCTCCAAGAAGCCCAAGATGAAGCAAATGACTCTGTTGGACTTGGCCAAGAGCCCTCATTCCGCTGGAAGCCCCAAGAAGAGAGCCCGGAGCACCAGCCTAGGGACCCCCAAGCTTGGCAAGTCCCTGCACCCCATGGCCCTGCATCTGCTGCGCTACTACAAGGAGCACAAGGGCAAGGAGGACAAGAGGAACGCCATGTCCTGTCTCATATCCAAGGCGGCCAAGGCCCTCTCGCCTGAGGACCGGGGCCGGCTTCCTGAGGAGCTCTGCGATCTTGTCCTGAAGCGCTGGGAGTTGCTGGAGCACAAGAAGAAATGGGCAGCCATGAGTGAGGAGGAGAAGCGGGACGTGATGAGGAAGAGGCGTGAGGAGATCAAGGAGAAGCTCCGGGAGAAGACTAAGGAGCGGCGGGAGAAGGAGCTGCAGGTGCGCCGTGAGCAGCAGCGCCGCTATGAGGACCTGGAGATCGAGGGCGGCAAGGCACTGCCTGTCTTCAAGCTGGTCGACATGCCAGAGGGCCTGCCCAATTCCCTGTTCGGAGATGTGGCCATGGTGGCGGACTTCCTCAACTGCTACGCGGGCCTGCTAATGCCCGATGACCAGTACCCGGTGACGGCAGTAGCCTTGATGGAGGCTCTGGCCGGGGAGAAGGCAGGTTTCCTATACCTGAACCGTGTGCTGGTGGTGCTGCTGCAGACCCTGCTGCAGGACGAGCTGGCCGAGGGCTACAGCGAGCTGGACATGCCCCTGTCGGAGATCCCCCTCACCCTGCactctgtctctgagctggtgcgCCTGTGCCTGCGGCCATGTGACGCCCACGGCGATGACTCGGGCTCCGGGGGGGATGATTGGGGCACCCTAGGGGGCTTCGACCAGGTGGTAAGCAGTGAGTTCCTTGAGCGGCTGGAGGCGGTGGAGGTGTTCGAGTTGACATCAATGGAGAAGGCCAGCCTGCTGGTGGCACTGTCTCACCGCATCCTCATGACCTACTCGGTGGAGGACCACGTGGACTCCATGCAGCAGCGCTCGGCCGAGCTGTGGAAGGATAGGCTGGCCTCGCTCAAGGAGGTCAACGACCGCAAGCGGGCTGAGAAGCAACGGCGCAAGGAACAAGCTGATGTCAAAGGCGAGGAGGCTGCCAGTGGCGACACGCCGTCAGCCATCACCAAGgtggagaagaagaaagagggtAGCACCAAGAAAGAGGTGAAGGTGAAAGCAGAGCCGGTGGCCGCGGAGCCGGAAGACATGATCAGTACGGTTAAGAGTAGGAGGCTGATGTCCATCCAGGCCAAAAAGGAAAAGGAGGAGcatgacagacagaacaaag AGCGTATGGAGAAAGAGGCGGAGGAGGAGCGTGTCCGCAAGCAGAAGGCTGCAGCGGAGAGGGCCTTCCAGGACGGCATCGCCAAAGCCAAACTGGTGCTGAGGAGAATCCCACTGGGAACTGATCGAAACCATAACAG GTACTGGCTGTTTTCTGATGTTGTGCCTGGCCTGTACATAGAGAAGGGCTGGGTGCacgacagcattgactacagttACACCCTCCCCCTGGAAGAGGCTACAGCCGAGCCTGAGGACGAGGAGGCTACCAAAGAGGAGACTAATG ATGTTGAGGAGGACGGTGGCAGTCTAGATGGTGCTCTGAGCGAGGGAGCCCACCAGGGGGTGCTAGCCGCCGTCTGCATCGAGACCACTACTCCCAACCAGGGACAGAACCTCTG GTTTGTGTGTGATGCTCCACGGGAACTCGATGACCTGGTGGAGAGCCTCCACACgcagggtgtgagagagagtgagctgAAGACCAAGCTGCAAGTCAG GTACCAGGACATCCTCCACTCTATCAACCTGGCCCGCAAGGGGAACCCGGGGCTGAGGAGCTGCGACGGCCACCAGGAGCTGCTTAAGTACCTGCGCAGCGATGTCATCGAGGTGGCCTCGCGCCTCCAGAAAGGCGGCCTGGGTTACATGGACGACAGCATGGATGAGTTTGAGAGAAAG gTGCGTGACCTGGAGAACCTAAAGGACTTTGGGGAGTGCGTCATCACCCTCCAGGCCTGCGTCATCAAGAAGTTCCTGCAGGGCTTCATGGCCCCCAAGCAGCAGAAGAAGAAAAagcaggaaggggaggagagcaggaaaactgaggaggtggatgaggagaAGAAGCTGGCGGAGGAGGCAAGG GTGGCGACGGCAGTAGAGAAATGGAAGACAGCAATCCGCGAGGCCCAGACCTTTTCCCGGATGCACGTGCTGCTGGGCATGCTGGACGCCTGCATCAAGTGGGACATGTCGGCAGAGAACGCACGCTGCAAGGTGTGCCGCAGGAAAG GTGAGGATGACAAGCTCATCCTGTGTGATGAGTGCAACAAGGCCTTCCACCTGTTCTGTCTGCGCCCCGCCCTCTACCGCATCCCCCAGGGGGAGTGGCTGTGTCCCGCCTGCCAGCCCGCCGTGCAAAGACGCTGCTCCCGCGGAAG AAACTACAATGAGgacactgaggaagaggaggattcTGAGGACGAAGAGGAGTCTGAATCTGAGGACTCTGATGAAGAGGATAAGGAGGATAATGATTACAAGGCCGTGGGCCACAGCT TGAGATCAAGGAAGAAGACAAAGAACTCTAAAGCATTGAAGGTGCCCAGTAAGGCGTCTAAGAAGCACTCTCCCCCCAGTAAACCCAGCAAACAGAGGGCCGCCCCTAGCAGTCCTGCAGACATCGACGAGctg GTGCGTCAGAGCTCAAAGACAGGTGTGCGTCGGCAGGCCCTGGagctggagaggagtgaggagatcCTGCAGAAACTGGTCAAATTCCGCTACAGCTGGCCGTTCAG AGAGCCGGTGTCAGTAGAGGAGGCGGAGGACTACTTTGAcatcatctccagccccatggaCTTCCAGACCATGCAGGCCAAGTTCAGCGAGGGCCAGTACCGCCACGCCCAGGACTTCCTGGAGGACGTCAAGCTGGTGTTCTCCAACGCCGAGGAGTACAACCAGACGGGCAGCTCGGTGCTCTCCTGCATGGCCAAGACGGAGCAGAGCTTCACCCAGCTGCTCCACAAGCTGCTACCCGGCCTCGGCTACCTGCGCCGGCGCCAGAGGAAGAGGGTCAGTCGGAACCCTcaggacgaggaggaagaggagacgcCCAAGGTTCGGAAGATGCAGAATGGGAAAGGCAAGGTGGGTCGGCCCAGGAAAGTAGTGGTGGAGCagaggagaaaggaagaggaggagagcgaggaaGAGGGCAGCGTGAAGAGGAAGAGCAAGCGGGCGGCGGCCACGTCCAGCCGGAGAGACTACCGAGAGCAAGAGAGTGATGGCGAGGAGGGCGGCAACCGGAGAACTCGGCAGCGGGGGGGCGATGGTGGGGATAGTGACGAGGAGAACGGGGCCAGCCACCGACATTCCAAGCGGCAAAAACGTTCATAA